A portion of the Punica granatum isolate Tunisia-2019 chromosome 7, ASM765513v2, whole genome shotgun sequence genome contains these proteins:
- the LOC116215478 gene encoding glucan endo-1,3-beta-glucosidase 7 isoform X2, whose translation MAARTYPISLLFFVVLLHAARFGESESFIGVNYGQVADNLPPPPATAKLLQSTSIQKVMTSNDQNLMSQLLPAMQNVQNALNAVSLGDKIKVSTVHSMGVLKTSEPPSTGSFHPSLSDLLKGLLGFNNGTGSPFAINPYPYFAYRSDPRPETLAFCLFQPNAGRFDSNTKIKYMNMFDAQVDAVHSALNSMGFKNVEIVVAETGWPYKGDSNEVAPSVENAKAYNGNLIAHLRSMVGTPLMPGKSVDTYLFALYDEDLKPGPASERAFGLFKTDLSMNYDVGLSKSSQTPATPKTPVSPSPKPKKGGLWCVPKSGVSDSQLQANLDYACGHGIDCGPIQPGGPCFEPNTVASHAAYAMNLFYQNSDRNPWNCDFSQTATLSSDNPSYKNCIYPSGSS comes from the exons ATGGCAGCCCGAACTTATCCCATCTCGCTTCTGTTCTTTGTCGTTCTCTTACATGCCGCCCGCTTTGGAG AGTCGGAATCGTTTATTGGGGTAAACTATGGCCAAGTCGCGGACAACCTGCCACCACCGCCTGCCACAGCGAAGCTCCTCCAGTCAACCTCCATCCAGAAG GTGATGACCTCGAATGACCAGAATCTGATGTCCCAGTTACTGCCAGCAATGCAGAACGTACAGAATGCCCTCAATGCAGTGTCTTTAGGGGACAAGATTAAGGTTTCCACGGTACACTCAATGGGAGTGCTCAAGACCTCGGAGCCGCCTTCCACAGGGAGTTTCCACCCGAGCCTCAGTGATCTGCTGAAGGGGCTCTTGGGGTTCAACAATGGGACGGGCTCTCCTTTCGCAATTAACCCGTACCCATACTTTGCATACAGGAGTGACCCAAGGCCCGAAACTTTGGCTTTTTGCTTGTTCCAGCCCAACGCAGGGAGATTCGACTCAAACACCAAGATTAAGTATATGAACATGTTTGATGCTCAG GTCGATGCTGTTCATTCTGCACTTAACTCGATGGGCTTTAAGAACGTAGAGATAGTAGTAGCTGAGACGGGATGGCCTTACAAAGGGGACAGCAACGAGGTTGCCCCAAGCGTGGAGAACGCCAAAGCCTATAATGGTAATTTGATTGCCCACCTTCGCTCAATGGTCGGAACTCCACTGATGCCAGGTAAGTCAGTGGACACATACCTGTTTGCCCTGTATGATGAGGATCTGAAGCCCGGGCCAGCTTCCGAGAGAGCTTTCGGGCTTTTCAAGACTGACCTCTCCATGAACTATGATGTTGGCCTTTCCAAGAGTAGCCAG ACTCCAGCAACACCGAAGACTCCCGTGTCTCCGTCTCCAAAGCCGAAGAAAGGAGGTTTATGGTGCGTGCCAAAGTCCGGTGTATCAGATTCCCAGTTGCAGGCGAACCTGGACTATGCTTGTGGGCACGGAATAGATTGCGGTCCCATCCAGCCAGGCGGACCTTGCTTCGAGCCCAACACTGTGGCATCTCATGCAGCTTATGCCATGAACCTCTTCTATCAGAATTCGGATCGAAACCCATGGAATTGTGACTTCTCGCAGACCGCCACTCTCTCATCCGATAATCCTA GTTACAAGAATTGCATCTACCCAAGTGGGAGCAGCTGA
- the LOC116215478 gene encoding glucan endo-1,3-beta-glucosidase 7 isoform X1, with translation MAARTYPISLLFFVVLLHAARFGESESFIGVNYGQVADNLPPPPATAKLLQSTSIQKVRLYGSDPALIKSLANTGIGIVIGAANGDIPALANDPNFAKSWVSTNVVPFYPDSKIILITVGNEVMTSNDQNLMSQLLPAMQNVQNALNAVSLGDKIKVSTVHSMGVLKTSEPPSTGSFHPSLSDLLKGLLGFNNGTGSPFAINPYPYFAYRSDPRPETLAFCLFQPNAGRFDSNTKIKYMNMFDAQVDAVHSALNSMGFKNVEIVVAETGWPYKGDSNEVAPSVENAKAYNGNLIAHLRSMVGTPLMPGKSVDTYLFALYDEDLKPGPASERAFGLFKTDLSMNYDVGLSKSSQTPATPKTPVSPSPKPKKGGLWCVPKSGVSDSQLQANLDYACGHGIDCGPIQPGGPCFEPNTVASHAAYAMNLFYQNSDRNPWNCDFSQTATLSSDNPSYKNCIYPSGSS, from the exons ATGGCAGCCCGAACTTATCCCATCTCGCTTCTGTTCTTTGTCGTTCTCTTACATGCCGCCCGCTTTGGAG AGTCGGAATCGTTTATTGGGGTAAACTATGGCCAAGTCGCGGACAACCTGCCACCACCGCCTGCCACAGCGAAGCTCCTCCAGTCAACCTCCATCCAGAAGGTCCGGTTGTATGGTTCTGATCCTGCCTTAATCAAATCCTTAGCAAACACTGGGATTGGGATCGTGATTGGGGCAGCCAATGGGGACATCCCAGCCTTGGCTAACGACCCGAACTTTGCGAAGAGCTGGGTCAGCACAAATGTTGTCCCCTTCTATCCTGATAGCAAGATCATCCTTATTACCGTCGGGAATGAG GTGATGACCTCGAATGACCAGAATCTGATGTCCCAGTTACTGCCAGCAATGCAGAACGTACAGAATGCCCTCAATGCAGTGTCTTTAGGGGACAAGATTAAGGTTTCCACGGTACACTCAATGGGAGTGCTCAAGACCTCGGAGCCGCCTTCCACAGGGAGTTTCCACCCGAGCCTCAGTGATCTGCTGAAGGGGCTCTTGGGGTTCAACAATGGGACGGGCTCTCCTTTCGCAATTAACCCGTACCCATACTTTGCATACAGGAGTGACCCAAGGCCCGAAACTTTGGCTTTTTGCTTGTTCCAGCCCAACGCAGGGAGATTCGACTCAAACACCAAGATTAAGTATATGAACATGTTTGATGCTCAG GTCGATGCTGTTCATTCTGCACTTAACTCGATGGGCTTTAAGAACGTAGAGATAGTAGTAGCTGAGACGGGATGGCCTTACAAAGGGGACAGCAACGAGGTTGCCCCAAGCGTGGAGAACGCCAAAGCCTATAATGGTAATTTGATTGCCCACCTTCGCTCAATGGTCGGAACTCCACTGATGCCAGGTAAGTCAGTGGACACATACCTGTTTGCCCTGTATGATGAGGATCTGAAGCCCGGGCCAGCTTCCGAGAGAGCTTTCGGGCTTTTCAAGACTGACCTCTCCATGAACTATGATGTTGGCCTTTCCAAGAGTAGCCAG ACTCCAGCAACACCGAAGACTCCCGTGTCTCCGTCTCCAAAGCCGAAGAAAGGAGGTTTATGGTGCGTGCCAAAGTCCGGTGTATCAGATTCCCAGTTGCAGGCGAACCTGGACTATGCTTGTGGGCACGGAATAGATTGCGGTCCCATCCAGCCAGGCGGACCTTGCTTCGAGCCCAACACTGTGGCATCTCATGCAGCTTATGCCATGAACCTCTTCTATCAGAATTCGGATCGAAACCCATGGAATTGTGACTTCTCGCAGACCGCCACTCTCTCATCCGATAATCCTA GTTACAAGAATTGCATCTACCCAAGTGGGAGCAGCTGA
- the LOC116215479 gene encoding protein LIKE COV 1-like, with protein sequence MASRDRDRDRELLIPVASISDNGCSKSSSASSTPLAVTAPPHHHSGREAISKVVRSWASKKFMTGCVILLPLAITFYVTWGFIHFVDGFFSPIYDHLGINIFGLGFVTSITFIFIVGVFMSSWLGASVLTLGEWFIKKMPLVSYIYSASKQISAAISPDQTSNAFKEVAIIRHPRVGEYAFGFITSTVILQRSSGEEELCCVYVPSNHLYIGDIFLINTTDIIRPNLSVREGIEIVISGGMSIPQILTTIDTQVIPSSRLSNLASLKV encoded by the exons ATGGCTTcgagagacagagacagagatcGGGAACTATTGATTCCGGTGGCTTCGATCTCCGACAACGGATGCTCCAAATCTTCCTCTGCGTCATCCACTCCCCTGGCTGTCACCGCTCCTCCCCATCACCACTCGGGCCGTGAG GCAATCTCTAAGGTCGTCCGTAGCTGGGCGTCTAAGAAGTTTATGACTGGATG TGTCATTCTCCTTCCATTAGCGATAACATTCTATGTCACGTGGGGTTTCATACATTTTGTGGATGGTTTCTTTTCCCCGATTTATGATCACCTCGGGATCAACATATTTG GTCTTGGGTTTGTCACCTCCATCACATTTATCTTCATAGTCGGAGTTTTCATGTCCTCGTGGTTAGGTGCTTCCGTTCTCACGCTTGGGGAGTGGTTCATTAAGAAAATGCCCCTTGTGAGTTACATCTACTCTGCCTCGAAGCAAATAAGTGCGGCAATATCTCCAG ATCAGACTTCGAATGCCTTCAAGGAAGTAGCCATCATAAGGCATCCTCGAGTTGGGGAATacgcgtttggtttcatcacGTCTACAGTCATTCTCCAAAGGAGCTCAGGCGAGGAGGAACTGTGCTGCGTCTATGTTCCCTCTAACCACCTGTACATCGGAGATATCTTCCTGATTAATACAACTGATATCATAAGGCCGAATCTATCGGTTCGGGAAGGGATAG AGATCGTCATTTCTGGAGGCATGTCGATCCCGCAAATATTGACCACAATCGACACTCAAGTCATCCCGTCATCAAGACTCAGCAATTTGGCATCCCTGAAAGTTTAA
- the LOC116214697 gene encoding glucose-6-phosphate isomerase, cytosolic isoform X1, translating to MASPALISETGPWKDLKDHVEDIKKTHLRELMADMGRCQSMTVEFDDMLLDYSRQRATLDTIDKLFKLAEAACLKQKISRMFNGDKINSTENRSVLHVALRAPRDAVICSDRKNVVPDVWGVLDQIKEFSERVRNGSWVGATGKQLKNVIAIGIGGSFLGPLFVHTAFQTDAEAGEYAKGRQLRFLANVDPIDVAKNITGLDPETTLVVVVSKTFTTAETMLNARTLREWIIAALGPSAVAKHMVAVSTNLPLVEKFGIDPNNAFAFWDWVGGRYSVCSAVGVLPLSLQYGFEVVEKFLKGAQSIDQHFYTAPFEKNIPVLLGLLSVWNVSFLGYPARAILPYSQALEKFAPHIQQVSMESNGKGVSIDGLPLPFETGEIDFGEPGTNGQHSFYQLIHQGRAIPCDFIGVIRSQQPVYLKGEMVNNHDELMSNFFAQPDALAYGKTPEQLQKESVPEHLVPHKTFTGNRPSLSLLLPSLNAYNIGQLLAIYEHRVAVQGFIWGINSFDQWGVELGKSLATQVRKQLHASRFKGESVEGFNFSTTTMLTKYLKATSDIPVDPPTLLPRI from the exons ATGGCTTCACCAGCTTTGATCAGCGAAACTGGTCCATGGAAGGACTTGAAG GATCATGTTGAGGACATCAAGAAGACTCATCTCCGTGAATTGATGGCTGACATGGGTCGGTGCCAGTCCATGACAGT TGAGTTTGATGACATGTTGTTGGACTACTCAAGGCAACGCGCCACTCTTGACACAATCGATAAGCTTTTCAAGTTGGCAGAG GCAGCATGTCTCAAACAGAAGATCAGTCGCATGTTCAATGGAGATAAG ATAAATAGTACAGAGAATAGATCAGTGCTGCATGTAGCTCTCCGAGCCCCAAGGGATGCAGTTATATGCAGTGATCGGAAAAATGTAGTTCCAGATGTTTGGGGTGTACTTGACCAGATCAAAGAATTCTCAGAGAGGGTCCGCAATGGTTCTTGG GTTGGAGCCACAGGAAAACAACTTAAAAATGTAATTGCTATTGGTATTGGTGGAAGCTTTCTTGGCCCTTTATTTGTGCATACAGCTTTTCAAACAG ATGCTGAGGCTGGTGAATATGCTAAAGGACGCCAGTTACGTTT TCTTGCTAATGTGGACCCTATTGACGTTGCAAAGAACATTACAGGGTTAGACCCAGAGACTACCCTCG TCGTGGTGGTTTCAAAGACCTTTACAACAGCGGAAACTATGCTAAATGCCCGGACTCTGAGGGAGTGGATTATTGCCGCTCTTGG GCCTTCTGCTGTTGCAAAGCACATGGTGGCTGTTAGTACAAATCTCCCG CTTGTTGAAAAGTTCGGGATTGATCCTAATAATGCTTTTGCATTTTGGGACTGGGTTGGTGGCCGATATAGCG TTTGCAGTGCTGTTGGTGTGCTGCCGCTGTCTCTTCAATATGGTTTCGAGGTTGTTGAAAA GTTCTTAAAGGGAGCTCAAAGCATTGATCAGCACTTTTACACCGCAccttttgagaaaaatatacCT GTGCTGTTGGGGTTGTTGAGTGTTTGGAATGTATCATTTCTTGGATATCCTGCAAGA GCCATATTACCTTACTCCCAAGCACTTGAGAAGTTCGCCCCACACATTCAGCAG GTCAGCATGGAGAGTAATGGCAAGGGGGTATCTATAGATGGATTACCTCTTCCATTTGAGACTGGTGAAATTGACTTTGGTGAGCCTGGAACAAATGGGCAGCACAGCTTTTACCAACTGATTCACCAG GGCCGTGCTATACCTTGTGATTTCATTGGGGTCATAAGGAGCCAGCAACCAGTTTACCTCAAAG GCGAAATGGTCAATAATCATGACGAGCTCATGTCCAACTTCTTTGCCCAACCTGATGCTTTAGCATATGGAAAG ACACCAGAACAGCTTCAAAAGGAAAGCGTGCCTGAGCATCTCGTTCCTCACAAG ACTTTCACTGGCAACAGACCATCTCTTAGCCTTCTACTTCCATCATTGAATGCATACAATATTGGACAG CTATTGGCTATATATGAGCACAGAGTTGCCGTGCAAGGATTCATCTGGGGCATTAATTCTTTCGATCAGTGGGGAGTGGAGCTGGGAAAG TCTTTGGCAACTCAAGTCCGAAAGCAACTCCATGCATCACGTTTTAAAGGAGAATCTGTCGAGGGCTTCAACTTCAGTACTACAACAATGCTCACGAAATACCTCAAG GCAACTTCGGATATCCCTGTAGATCCTCCTACTTTGCTGCCAAGGATATAA
- the LOC116214697 gene encoding glucose-6-phosphate isomerase, cytosolic isoform X2, whose product MASPALISETGPWKDLKDHVEDIKKTHLRELMADMGRCQSMTVEFDDMLLDYSRQRATLDTIDKLFKLAEAACLKQKISRMFNGDKINSTENRSVLHVALRAPRDAVICSDRKNVVPDVWGVLDQIKEFSERVRNGSWVGATGKQLKNVIAIGIGGSFLGPLFVHTAFQTDAEAGEYAKGRQLRFLANVDPIDVAKNITGLDPETTLVVVVSKTFTTAETMLNARTLREWIIAALGPSAVAKHMVAVSTNLPLVEKFGIDPNNAFAFWDWVGGRYSVCSAVGVLPLSLQYGFEVVEKFLKGAQSIDQHFYTAPFEKNIPAILPYSQALEKFAPHIQQVSMESNGKGVSIDGLPLPFETGEIDFGEPGTNGQHSFYQLIHQGRAIPCDFIGVIRSQQPVYLKGEMVNNHDELMSNFFAQPDALAYGKTPEQLQKESVPEHLVPHKTFTGNRPSLSLLLPSLNAYNIGQLLAIYEHRVAVQGFIWGINSFDQWGVELGKSLATQVRKQLHASRFKGESVEGFNFSTTTMLTKYLKATSDIPVDPPTLLPRI is encoded by the exons ATGGCTTCACCAGCTTTGATCAGCGAAACTGGTCCATGGAAGGACTTGAAG GATCATGTTGAGGACATCAAGAAGACTCATCTCCGTGAATTGATGGCTGACATGGGTCGGTGCCAGTCCATGACAGT TGAGTTTGATGACATGTTGTTGGACTACTCAAGGCAACGCGCCACTCTTGACACAATCGATAAGCTTTTCAAGTTGGCAGAG GCAGCATGTCTCAAACAGAAGATCAGTCGCATGTTCAATGGAGATAAG ATAAATAGTACAGAGAATAGATCAGTGCTGCATGTAGCTCTCCGAGCCCCAAGGGATGCAGTTATATGCAGTGATCGGAAAAATGTAGTTCCAGATGTTTGGGGTGTACTTGACCAGATCAAAGAATTCTCAGAGAGGGTCCGCAATGGTTCTTGG GTTGGAGCCACAGGAAAACAACTTAAAAATGTAATTGCTATTGGTATTGGTGGAAGCTTTCTTGGCCCTTTATTTGTGCATACAGCTTTTCAAACAG ATGCTGAGGCTGGTGAATATGCTAAAGGACGCCAGTTACGTTT TCTTGCTAATGTGGACCCTATTGACGTTGCAAAGAACATTACAGGGTTAGACCCAGAGACTACCCTCG TCGTGGTGGTTTCAAAGACCTTTACAACAGCGGAAACTATGCTAAATGCCCGGACTCTGAGGGAGTGGATTATTGCCGCTCTTGG GCCTTCTGCTGTTGCAAAGCACATGGTGGCTGTTAGTACAAATCTCCCG CTTGTTGAAAAGTTCGGGATTGATCCTAATAATGCTTTTGCATTTTGGGACTGGGTTGGTGGCCGATATAGCG TTTGCAGTGCTGTTGGTGTGCTGCCGCTGTCTCTTCAATATGGTTTCGAGGTTGTTGAAAA GTTCTTAAAGGGAGCTCAAAGCATTGATCAGCACTTTTACACCGCAccttttgagaaaaatatacCT GCCATATTACCTTACTCCCAAGCACTTGAGAAGTTCGCCCCACACATTCAGCAG GTCAGCATGGAGAGTAATGGCAAGGGGGTATCTATAGATGGATTACCTCTTCCATTTGAGACTGGTGAAATTGACTTTGGTGAGCCTGGAACAAATGGGCAGCACAGCTTTTACCAACTGATTCACCAG GGCCGTGCTATACCTTGTGATTTCATTGGGGTCATAAGGAGCCAGCAACCAGTTTACCTCAAAG GCGAAATGGTCAATAATCATGACGAGCTCATGTCCAACTTCTTTGCCCAACCTGATGCTTTAGCATATGGAAAG ACACCAGAACAGCTTCAAAAGGAAAGCGTGCCTGAGCATCTCGTTCCTCACAAG ACTTTCACTGGCAACAGACCATCTCTTAGCCTTCTACTTCCATCATTGAATGCATACAATATTGGACAG CTATTGGCTATATATGAGCACAGAGTTGCCGTGCAAGGATTCATCTGGGGCATTAATTCTTTCGATCAGTGGGGAGTGGAGCTGGGAAAG TCTTTGGCAACTCAAGTCCGAAAGCAACTCCATGCATCACGTTTTAAAGGAGAATCTGTCGAGGGCTTCAACTTCAGTACTACAACAATGCTCACGAAATACCTCAAG GCAACTTCGGATATCCCTGTAGATCCTCCTACTTTGCTGCCAAGGATATAA